In a single window of the Nitrospira sp. genome:
- a CDS encoding DUF2235 domain-containing protein has product MALYAFDGTWNEDEADEAKETNVLAFYKCLSPNTKEFYLKGVGTRLGFVGKLLGGLTGAGGHFRIHEAMEKLRQYFAEGDRMVDIIGFSRGAALALHFANQVQEEQPGAVVRFLGLWDVVASFGIPGNDLNIGWHLTLPDNVQHCYHAMALDERRRNFTPTRVVLRKGGVIGDRLQEVWFRGVHSDVGGGQCAGLANIALCWMLRRAKEAGLPLVEEKLREHEALCNADAAVSKNFDPKKDPQRTINSGDFVHESVKVRGQLGGRIHNDPPASCVIVHG; this is encoded by the coding sequence ATGGCACTGTACGCGTTTGATGGTACATGGAACGAAGATGAAGCCGATGAAGCCAAGGAAACGAATGTTCTGGCCTTCTACAAATGCCTCTCCCCTAATACGAAAGAGTTCTACTTAAAAGGTGTGGGGACGCGGCTTGGTTTTGTCGGTAAACTGCTCGGTGGTCTCACCGGGGCGGGAGGGCATTTTCGGATTCACGAAGCGATGGAGAAGCTGCGACAGTATTTTGCGGAAGGGGATCGGATGGTCGACATTATCGGGTTCAGTCGAGGAGCGGCGCTGGCGTTGCATTTTGCGAATCAAGTGCAGGAGGAGCAGCCTGGGGCCGTGGTGCGTTTTCTCGGGCTGTGGGATGTGGTCGCTTCGTTCGGCATTCCAGGGAACGATCTGAATATCGGTTGGCACTTGACGCTGCCCGACAATGTTCAACACTGTTACCACGCGATGGCGCTGGATGAACGCCGCCGGAACTTCACTCCCACTCGGGTTGTGCTAAGAAAGGGTGGTGTCATCGGTGATCGGCTTCAAGAAGTATGGTTCCGTGGGGTTCATTCCGATGTCGGGGGTGGACAATGTGCCGGGCTGGCAAACATTGCTCTCTGTTGGATGCTCCGGCGTGCCAAGGAAGCGGGCCTTCCGCTGGTTGAGGAAAAGTTGCGGGAACATGAGGCTCTGTGTAATGCGGATGCTGCCGTGTCCAAGAACTTTGATCCCAAAAAAGACCCTCAGCGCACGATCAATTCCGGAGACTTTGTGCATGAGTCGGTGAAAGTCCGTGGACAGTTGGGGGGGAGAATCCATAATGATCCACCCGCGAGTTGCGTGATTGTCCATGGGTAG
- a CDS encoding heavy metal-binding domain-containing protein: MILSTTNNIEGKRAVKYLGLVSGDAILGANIFRDFFASIRDIVGGRSASYEKELRKAKNIALEEMEEQAKNLGANAIVGIDIDYETIGTNSSMLMVSANGTAVVVE, translated from the coding sequence ATGATTCTATCGACGACCAACAATATCGAGGGCAAGAGGGCAGTAAAATATCTAGGCTTGGTGTCCGGGGATGCGATTCTCGGCGCGAATATTTTTCGAGATTTTTTCGCGTCGATCCGAGATATCGTCGGTGGGCGTTCGGCTAGTTATGAGAAAGAACTGCGGAAGGCCAAGAACATTGCGCTGGAAGAAATGGAGGAACAAGCCAAGAACTTGGGGGCCAATGCGATCGTCGGGATTGATATCGATTATGAAACTATCGGCACAAACAGCAGCATGTTGATGGTCAGTGCGAACGGGACGGCGGTGGTCGTGGAGTAG
- a CDS encoding DUF3147 domain-containing protein, with translation MNDLGKYLLYFLLGGSIVSFSTYLGSQGKSFLAAMASTFPAITGVTFILLYASGGGTTTVDYAKSLLWFVPPWTVYVVAMIIGIPRLGFWPAMAGALVLYLGCVGLVKVMLR, from the coding sequence GTGAATGATCTCGGCAAGTATCTGCTCTATTTTCTGTTGGGCGGCTCGATTGTCAGCTTCTCCACGTATCTTGGCTCGCAGGGTAAATCCTTCCTGGCAGCCATGGCGAGCACCTTTCCCGCCATCACCGGCGTGACATTCATCCTGCTGTATGCAAGCGGAGGCGGTACAACGACGGTCGACTATGCCAAGAGCCTCCTCTGGTTTGTCCCACCGTGGACGGTTTATGTGGTTGCCATGATCATCGGCATCCCACGCCTTGGTTTCTGGCCCGCAATGGCCGGGGCGCTCGTCCTCTATCTGGGATGCGTGGGGCTGGTGAAGGTGATGCTGCGTTAG
- a CDS encoding CPBP family intramembrane metalloprotease, translating into MTPEPHRLVHRHVVQTGAALTLLPIGATLGYYALPASLQDHLLLQFTPQLLAYLAMGIWASRTADLSTDLGLEQTKIIAGLNWGLLIGLTLGCLNTFVILSIYPALGYDITFLQQTPHGRLPVLLMVPWFICGIAFFVEITFRGFVLGRLAEYERQWRGAHSGQQLAPLALLATTLTFSFDPFMVNTFRYLHWIALWDGLVWGTIWLRTRNLWITIIAHAVEVIIMYSAVRAAIG; encoded by the coding sequence ATGACGCCCGAGCCCCATCGGCTCGTTCACCGTCACGTTGTTCAGACGGGAGCAGCACTGACGCTACTCCCCATCGGAGCTACACTCGGCTATTACGCCCTGCCCGCTTCCCTCCAAGACCACCTGCTGCTTCAATTCACCCCGCAGTTGCTGGCCTATCTGGCAATGGGCATCTGGGCTTCGCGCACAGCTGATCTCTCGACTGACCTGGGATTGGAACAAACGAAGATTATCGCCGGGCTGAACTGGGGGTTGCTTATAGGGCTGACCCTGGGTTGCCTCAATACGTTCGTGATCCTCTCGATCTATCCAGCACTCGGCTACGATATCACCTTTTTGCAACAGACCCCTCACGGTCGTCTGCCGGTCTTACTGATGGTGCCCTGGTTCATCTGCGGCATCGCATTCTTCGTGGAGATCACCTTTCGCGGGTTCGTCTTAGGTCGATTGGCCGAATACGAACGGCAATGGAGAGGGGCTCATTCCGGGCAACAGCTTGCTCCCCTTGCGTTGCTGGCGACGACACTGACGTTTTCATTCGACCCATTCATGGTGAATACCTTTCGTTATCTCCATTGGATCGCGCTGTGGGATGGACTCGTCTGGGGAACAATCTGGCTCAGAACGCGCAACCTCTGGATCACGATCATCGCCCACGCCGTCGAAGTCATCATCATGTACAGTGCTGTCAGGGCAGCGATCGGATAA
- a CDS encoding TolC family protein, whose amino-acid sequence MHSTSSAHHYRLAIIAIVGWACIVWPHMSWSLDVTQPITTERRETVSLADAAVRALQSNLDISISRQNRESRLADIIIEQSKFDPNLSINGQYNRTVNPLNRPVFGGTIGVLDQITTFDQRNHSLTVDAQTNLITGGNFDINYSPARNSVNQNVARGFLFNPSWTGGLAFTFTQPLLRNAGIAINKTFITVAQNNAIVEQHVFRDRVMTVITSVEQTYWEVVFANENLKVAQAALKAAEELLAANRAKTKAGVMSIVDVLQAEAAVASRVEQVLVAEKAIRDQEDQLRRLLNPGEEDLRQDVRLTPVDPPVTVLEPLSLQEAIDTAIEQRPEITQAKKNIETGELNKQFARNQLLPTLSLQGTVGLAGLGGDYSESFTRNFSGDFYNYGAGLVLSYPLGNRAAVSTYNKRKLEAQNAEVALANVRQQVIVGVREAVRRVQTDFKRIETTRSARIMAEKQLQAEQERLKVGLSTTRFVLEFQRDLATAQGNELRAIVDYNKSLSNLSRHKATTLDRYHLELS is encoded by the coding sequence ATGCATAGCACATCCTCGGCGCATCACTATCGTCTGGCGATCATTGCGATCGTAGGATGGGCATGCATTGTCTGGCCTCACATGAGTTGGAGTCTGGACGTGACCCAGCCGATCACGACGGAACGGCGCGAAACCGTGTCCCTGGCTGACGCTGCAGTGCGGGCGTTGCAAAGCAATCTCGATATCAGCATCAGCCGGCAGAATCGCGAAAGTCGACTGGCCGATATCATCATCGAACAATCGAAGTTCGACCCAAACCTGAGTATCAACGGCCAATATAACCGAACCGTGAATCCGCTCAATCGCCCCGTCTTCGGAGGAACTATTGGGGTCCTTGACCAGATCACCACCTTCGATCAACGGAACCATTCGTTGACGGTGGATGCACAAACCAACCTGATCACCGGCGGCAATTTCGACATCAACTATAGCCCGGCCCGAAACAGTGTGAACCAAAACGTCGCGCGTGGATTTCTGTTCAACCCGTCCTGGACGGGAGGGCTGGCATTCACCTTCACCCAACCGTTGCTCAGAAACGCGGGGATCGCCATCAACAAGACCTTCATCACGGTCGCGCAAAACAACGCGATTGTCGAGCAACACGTCTTTCGAGATCGAGTCATGACCGTCATCACCTCGGTGGAACAAACCTATTGGGAAGTGGTATTTGCCAATGAAAACCTGAAGGTCGCTCAAGCAGCTTTGAAGGCCGCCGAAGAACTCTTGGCCGCCAACCGGGCGAAGACCAAGGCGGGTGTCATGTCGATCGTCGATGTCCTCCAAGCCGAAGCTGCGGTGGCCTCGCGGGTGGAGCAAGTCCTCGTGGCTGAGAAAGCCATTCGCGATCAAGAAGATCAACTCCGGCGACTCTTGAATCCTGGTGAGGAGGATCTGCGGCAAGACGTCCGCCTCACTCCCGTCGATCCTCCCGTCACCGTGCTTGAACCCCTGAGCCTCCAGGAGGCCATCGATACCGCGATCGAACAACGGCCTGAAATTACACAGGCCAAGAAAAACATCGAAACCGGTGAGCTCAATAAGCAGTTTGCGCGTAACCAGCTGCTTCCGACGCTCTCCCTTCAAGGCACGGTCGGACTAGCCGGCCTGGGCGGAGACTATAGCGAATCTTTCACTAGAAATTTCAGCGGAGACTTTTATAACTACGGCGCAGGATTGGTGCTCAGTTATCCCCTCGGAAACCGAGCTGCCGTCAGCACCTACAATAAACGGAAGCTCGAGGCTCAAAACGCTGAGGTGGCTCTCGCGAACGTGCGGCAGCAAGTCATCGTCGGCGTTCGTGAAGCGGTGCGCCGGGTGCAGACGGATTTCAAACGGATCGAAACCACTCGTTCCGCCCGCATCATGGCGGAGAAACAACTCCAGGCCGAGCAGGAACGGTTGAAAGTGGGACTCAGCACGACGCGCTTCGTGCTCGAGTTCCAGCGCGACCTCGCAACCGCGCAAGGGAACGAGTTGCGTGCGATCGTCGATTACAACAAGTCTTTGTCGAATTTGTCTCGACACAAGGCAACCACCTTGGATCGCTATCACCTCGAACTGTCGTAG
- a CDS encoding M28 family peptidase, producing MNAVVPCLIVPLIRIVICAAIALVLQPQVPLAQAPETALQAAITALSPERMLSDIRTLSGPSFNGRQSGTSADLESARWVAQGFLSAGLRLPLVRDDSLTVPFFTSKDLASSGAMASPIATPLITSDPTLRAGSGEHLTAKVLGSDYLPIFDSPSADVQGQIVFVGYGIVDPSHGMDDYAGVDAHNCIVLFLRGKPEHYPHSVSHADKVRVARERGAVGYLTATGPILHPYEIRRGVTGSPSAFYGQLPPDQAIPGVWISTTLAQELLQQSNGNGPDRLRVLQEHLNQTTSSHATRTEQVASLQWETKTEEGLLVNVLGMIPGTGPETVIIGAHRDHFGRPGGLLFPGADDNASGTAVILELARVLTKMGVQPQRTILFASFSGEERDLLGSRLYTSRPPVPFSSTKAMINIDHAGVGNGRLTVGVTGIEKEIALAAGQSSGVKEKLDLYGFFPGGDHVPFKEAGVPTITIVSGGIHPHFHQPTDTADTIDPKILKAATQFALAVTWHLAYEPTDIAGESATGSPVPQQTN from the coding sequence ATGAACGCTGTCGTCCCCTGTCTGATTGTGCCGCTCATTCGAATTGTGATCTGCGCTGCCATCGCCCTCGTGCTACAACCTCAGGTCCCTCTCGCACAAGCACCAGAGACGGCTCTGCAGGCCGCGATCACTGCACTCTCTCCAGAACGGATGTTGTCCGATATCCGAACACTCAGTGGTCCCTCGTTCAATGGGCGGCAAAGCGGCACAAGCGCCGACCTCGAGTCTGCACGGTGGGTGGCACAAGGGTTTCTTTCGGCTGGGTTACGCTTACCACTCGTTCGCGACGACTCACTGACGGTACCGTTCTTCACAAGCAAGGACCTTGCTTCATCCGGTGCGATGGCGAGCCCGATAGCGACTCCCCTGATCACATCAGATCCAACGTTGCGAGCCGGTTCCGGGGAGCATCTCACCGCTAAGGTTCTTGGCTCAGACTATCTTCCTATCTTTGATTCGCCCTCTGCGGATGTCCAGGGCCAAATCGTTTTTGTTGGGTATGGCATCGTCGACCCTTCCCACGGCATGGATGACTATGCCGGTGTCGACGCACATAATTGCATCGTGCTGTTTCTACGCGGCAAACCGGAGCACTATCCACACTCGGTCAGCCACGCCGACAAGGTCCGGGTCGCACGCGAACGTGGTGCCGTCGGCTATCTGACGGCAACAGGTCCCATTCTCCACCCCTATGAAATCCGTCGCGGCGTCACGGGGAGTCCCAGTGCCTTTTACGGACAGCTACCTCCGGACCAAGCGATTCCCGGCGTCTGGATCAGCACAACCCTGGCCCAAGAGCTTCTCCAACAATCGAATGGGAATGGTCCGGATCGCCTGCGTGTCCTTCAGGAGCACCTGAATCAAACAACCTCATCACACGCAACAAGGACTGAGCAGGTTGCCTCGCTCCAGTGGGAAACGAAGACTGAGGAGGGGCTTCTGGTCAATGTGCTGGGAATGATCCCCGGAACAGGACCAGAGACGGTGATCATCGGAGCCCATCGAGACCATTTCGGTCGTCCCGGCGGACTCCTCTTCCCTGGTGCCGATGACAACGCCTCTGGAACTGCTGTCATCTTAGAACTCGCACGGGTCCTGACGAAGATGGGAGTCCAGCCTCAGCGCACGATCCTGTTTGCCTCGTTCAGCGGCGAGGAACGTGACCTACTTGGTTCCCGGCTCTACACCTCGCGTCCGCCTGTCCCATTCAGTTCAACGAAGGCCATGATCAATATCGATCACGCTGGAGTTGGAAACGGGCGACTCACCGTCGGAGTAACCGGAATTGAGAAGGAGATCGCATTAGCGGCAGGCCAGTCTTCCGGTGTGAAGGAGAAGCTGGATCTCTATGGGTTTTTCCCTGGCGGCGATCATGTCCCGTTTAAAGAAGCTGGCGTCCCGACCATCACAATCGTGAGCGGCGGCATCCACCCACACTTCCATCAACCAACTGATACCGCAGACACCATCGACCCCAAGATCCTCAAAGCTGCAACCCAATTCGCCTTGGCAGTGACCTGGCACTTGGCATACGAACCGACGGACATAGCGGGCGAGTCCGCCACTGGATCTCCCGTACCACAGCAAACGAACTGA
- a CDS encoding RNA-binding protein: MGAKIYVGGLPYATTEQQLSDLFAVHGAVASARIITDKFTGQSRGFGFVEMSSDTEAQAAITALNGTQLGGRTLTVNEARPQEPRSGGGGRGGFGGGRG; the protein is encoded by the coding sequence ATGGGTGCGAAGATTTATGTCGGAGGATTGCCCTACGCAACAACCGAACAACAACTGAGTGACTTGTTTGCGGTGCATGGGGCGGTGGCCTCAGCCCGGATCATCACAGACAAGTTTACCGGACAATCTCGTGGGTTCGGATTTGTGGAAATGTCGTCCGATACTGAGGCACAGGCGGCGATTACGGCGTTGAACGGGACGCAACTGGGGGGACGTACGTTGACGGTGAATGAAGCACGTCCGCAAGAACCTCGTTCCGGTGGCGGAGGCCGCGGTGGATTTGGCGGTGGTCGCGGTTAA
- the uvrB gene encoding excinuclease ABC subunit UvrB: MPPFKLDAPFKPCGDQPAAIEVLTAGIHAGKKHQVLLGVTGSGKTFTMANLVERVQKPTLVLVHNKTLAGQLYQEFKQFFPHNAVEYFVSYYDYYQPEAYIPQSDTYIAKDSSINDAIDQMRHSATTELLQRNDVLIVSSVSCIYGLGSPEVYHDMLIYLEVGLETRREKILSKLVEIQYERNDVDFHRGTFRARGDVIEIFPASSEAKSVRIELFGDTVDAIHEIDPLTGKSLGKLPKIAIYPNTHYLIAPDRYERAITGIEEELDERVAYFRKSGRLLEAQRIEQRTKFDLEMIRAMGYCHGIENYSRHLSGRSPGQAPPTLLDYFPKDFLLIVDESHATIPQVGGMYEGDFSRKRTLVEYGFRLSSAVDNRPLKFSEFEQCLNQVVYVSATPGTYELKHAGDEVVEQIVRPTGLMDPHIEVVPAKGQVDHLLGQVRAEAAKRGRVLVTTLTKRMAEDLTEYYHDLGIKVRYLHSDIKTLERAEIIRALRCGTFDVLVGINLLREGLDLPEVSLVAILDADKEGYLRSYRALIQTAGRAARNLEGRVIFYGDSVTDSMKQAIDETNRRRGIQAEYNRIHGITPIGITKGIPSLEYAVADLDYVQLPLAAESSAEYGHAESTDRLIQRLEIEMKVAAKELAFERAAELRNQIRALRLQALQAKD, encoded by the coding sequence GTGCCTCCCTTTAAGCTCGATGCTCCGTTCAAGCCCTGTGGGGATCAGCCCGCCGCGATAGAGGTGCTCACGGCAGGAATTCATGCGGGGAAGAAGCATCAGGTATTGCTTGGCGTCACGGGGTCCGGCAAGACCTTTACCATGGCGAATCTTGTTGAACGCGTCCAGAAGCCGACGCTGGTGCTCGTGCACAACAAGACTCTGGCCGGTCAACTCTACCAGGAGTTTAAACAGTTTTTTCCTCATAATGCCGTCGAGTATTTCGTCAGTTACTACGATTATTATCAGCCGGAAGCGTATATCCCGCAGAGCGATACATACATTGCCAAGGACTCCTCGATTAACGACGCAATCGATCAGATGCGGCATTCCGCGACGACGGAGCTGCTGCAGCGAAACGATGTCCTGATTGTCTCCTCCGTCTCCTGTATTTATGGGCTGGGATCACCGGAGGTCTATCATGACATGCTGATTTATCTGGAGGTGGGCCTCGAAACGAGGCGAGAAAAGATCTTATCGAAGTTGGTGGAAATTCAATACGAACGCAATGACGTGGATTTTCATCGTGGAACCTTTCGAGCACGCGGGGATGTGATCGAAATTTTCCCTGCGTCGTCAGAAGCAAAATCCGTTCGCATCGAACTCTTTGGGGATACGGTGGATGCGATTCATGAAATTGATCCGCTCACCGGCAAGTCCTTGGGAAAGCTTCCCAAGATTGCGATCTACCCCAACACCCACTACCTCATCGCCCCGGATCGCTATGAGCGAGCCATTACGGGCATTGAGGAGGAGCTCGACGAGCGTGTCGCCTACTTCAGAAAATCTGGACGGCTGCTGGAGGCTCAACGGATTGAGCAGCGCACGAAGTTTGACCTGGAGATGATCCGAGCTATGGGTTACTGCCATGGGATTGAAAACTATTCCCGCCATCTCAGCGGAAGAAGCCCGGGTCAGGCGCCTCCCACGTTGCTGGATTACTTTCCGAAAGATTTTCTATTGATCGTCGATGAGTCGCACGCGACCATTCCTCAGGTCGGAGGCATGTATGAGGGGGATTTTTCACGAAAGCGAACGCTCGTGGAGTATGGGTTTCGACTCTCGTCGGCGGTCGATAATCGACCGCTGAAATTTTCGGAATTCGAACAGTGTCTCAATCAGGTGGTGTATGTATCGGCCACCCCCGGTACCTACGAACTCAAACATGCAGGTGATGAAGTCGTGGAGCAGATCGTGCGTCCGACTGGACTGATGGATCCGCACATTGAAGTCGTACCGGCCAAAGGGCAAGTCGATCATCTCCTGGGACAGGTCCGTGCGGAGGCGGCCAAGCGGGGGAGAGTGCTGGTGACCACTTTGACGAAACGGATGGCGGAGGATTTGACGGAGTATTATCACGACTTGGGAATTAAGGTCCGCTACCTCCATTCCGACATCAAAACGCTTGAGCGGGCAGAGATCATCCGCGCTCTCCGGTGCGGAACGTTTGACGTCTTGGTTGGAATCAATTTGCTTCGAGAGGGGCTCGATCTTCCCGAGGTGAGTCTTGTCGCGATTCTGGATGCGGATAAGGAGGGCTATCTGCGGTCTTACCGTGCATTGATTCAAACGGCAGGCCGAGCGGCGCGGAATCTCGAAGGTCGGGTGATTTTTTATGGAGATAGTGTGACGGATTCGATGAAACAGGCGATCGACGAAACGAATCGCCGTCGTGGGATTCAGGCTGAGTACAACCGCATCCACGGCATTACGCCGATTGGCATTACGAAAGGGATCCCGTCTCTTGAATATGCGGTGGCTGATCTCGATTATGTGCAACTGCCGCTTGCGGCTGAATCAAGCGCAGAGTACGGACATGCAGAATCAACCGATCGACTCATTCAGCGACTGGAGATCGAGATGAAAGTGGCTGCGAAGGAGCTGGCATTTGAGCGGGCAGCAGAGCTGCGGAATCAGATTCGGGCCTTGCGACTTCAGGCGTTACAGGCGAAGGATTAA
- a CDS encoding DUF4321 domain-containing protein gives MRKSPWILIVFVVIGGLLGGILGEILHVMAPQGTIQSIFSTHFMPGIDPPLTVDLVLAKLVLGLSLKINILSVLGMFVGIYLYKHV, from the coding sequence GTGCGAAAATCGCCCTGGATTCTGATTGTTTTCGTGGTCATCGGAGGTCTGCTCGGTGGAATTCTCGGCGAAATTCTCCATGTAATGGCGCCTCAAGGCACCATCCAAAGTATCTTCTCCACGCATTTTATGCCCGGCATTGATCCCCCTTTGACTGTGGATCTTGTGCTGGCCAAACTCGTATTAGGGCTCAGCCTCAAGATCAACATCTTGAGCGTCCTTGGCATGTTTGTCGGCATCTATCTCTATAAGCACGTCTAA
- the ffh gene encoding signal recognition particle protein: MLDALSEKFEKVLKKLRGQGVLTEQNISEALKEVRFALLEADVNFKIVKEFIDRVREKAIGQEVLQSLTPGHQVVKVVWDELRAMMGQDRVGLALNSQPPTIVMMVGLQGAGKTTASGKLARLFKNQGKRVLLVAADPRRPAAGEQLSALGRDLGVEVHRVDQAHASQSDVVRICSGGVDRAREQGFDLVILDTGGRLHIDDELMGELTAVKAAVAPHEVLLVADAMTGQDAVTMAGQFDQRVGLTGVILTKVEGDARGGAVLSIRAATGKPIKFLGVGEKLDALEPFHPDRMASRILGMGDVLSLIEKAQESITREQAEEAQKRLTSNTFTLEDFRTQLGQMNRMGSFEQILGMLPGGQKLKQAMEGDKPEREIGRVVAVIDSMTVKERRDHTIINGSRKKRIARGSGTTVQDVNRLIKQFLSAKKLAKAMTGAGGRRQLAQLLRAR, from the coding sequence ATGCTTGATGCGTTGAGTGAGAAGTTTGAAAAGGTCCTGAAAAAGCTACGTGGGCAGGGTGTGCTCACTGAGCAGAATATTTCCGAAGCGCTTAAGGAGGTCCGATTTGCCCTCCTCGAGGCAGACGTCAACTTTAAGATCGTCAAAGAGTTTATCGATCGTGTCCGAGAAAAAGCAATCGGCCAGGAAGTCCTGCAGAGTCTGACTCCGGGGCATCAGGTTGTCAAGGTCGTCTGGGATGAGCTCCGGGCGATGATGGGACAGGATCGGGTTGGTCTTGCCCTCAACTCCCAACCACCGACCATTGTGATGATGGTTGGACTGCAGGGAGCGGGAAAAACGACAGCCAGCGGGAAACTTGCTCGTCTTTTCAAGAATCAAGGTAAGCGAGTGTTGCTGGTTGCCGCTGATCCACGTCGTCCTGCCGCCGGAGAGCAATTGAGTGCGTTGGGGCGAGATCTTGGTGTCGAGGTGCATCGTGTTGATCAGGCACACGCGTCACAATCCGATGTGGTGCGGATCTGTAGTGGTGGCGTGGACCGAGCCCGAGAACAGGGCTTTGATCTTGTCATTTTGGATACCGGTGGACGCCTGCACATCGATGACGAGTTGATGGGGGAATTGACTGCGGTGAAGGCCGCCGTGGCCCCGCATGAGGTGTTGTTAGTTGCCGATGCGATGACTGGCCAGGATGCGGTCACCATGGCCGGACAGTTTGATCAACGGGTCGGCCTCACCGGCGTGATCTTGACCAAAGTCGAGGGGGACGCGCGCGGCGGGGCGGTCTTGTCGATTCGGGCTGCAACGGGAAAGCCGATCAAGTTTTTGGGAGTCGGGGAAAAACTCGATGCGCTTGAACCCTTTCATCCGGACCGGATGGCCTCCCGTATTCTCGGAATGGGCGACGTATTGTCGCTCATTGAAAAAGCGCAGGAAAGCATTACCCGGGAGCAGGCGGAGGAAGCTCAGAAGCGGCTCACGAGCAATACCTTCACGTTAGAAGATTTCCGGACCCAACTGGGACAGATGAATCGCATGGGTTCCTTTGAACAGATTTTGGGCATGCTCCCCGGTGGCCAAAAGCTCAAGCAGGCGATGGAAGGTGATAAGCCAGAGCGAGAGATCGGTCGAGTGGTCGCCGTGATCGATTCGATGACCGTGAAGGAGCGCCGCGATCATACGATTATTAATGGAAGTCGAAAAAAACGGATTGCGCGGGGAAGCGGTACGACCGTGCAGGACGTGAACCGGCTGATCAAGCAATTTCTATCGGCGAAGAAGTTGGCAAAGGCAATGACCGGTGCGGGAGGGCGTCGGCAACTCGCTCAGCTCTTGCGTGCGCGGTAA
- the rpsP gene encoding 30S ribosomal protein S16, which produces MAVHLRLARTGRHKRPMYRLVAADSRKARDGRFIEILGIFDPLKEAGVPELKQERVLTWLHHGAQPTVTVRTLLRRAGVWKQFEAEKSAKEKAPVEKSAKKKASVKA; this is translated from the coding sequence GTGGCTGTACATTTGAGGCTCGCTCGCACAGGACGGCATAAACGACCGATGTATCGGTTGGTGGCGGCGGATTCGCGGAAGGCGCGCGACGGCCGTTTTATCGAGATTCTTGGAATTTTCGATCCGTTGAAGGAAGCTGGTGTGCCGGAGCTTAAGCAGGAGCGGGTGTTGACATGGCTTCATCATGGGGCGCAGCCGACGGTGACCGTGCGGACACTGCTCCGTCGCGCGGGCGTCTGGAAGCAGTTTGAGGCTGAAAAGTCCGCAAAGGAAAAGGCGCCGGTTGAAAAATCTGCCAAGAAGAAGGCTTCGGTAAAAGCCTGA
- the rimM gene encoding 16S rRNA processing protein RimM: MVNQLETVTVGRIERPFGVRGEVKVLSLSDVPGRLEGLTRVSLLAVNGQTLETGVTHVRRAGTRFILGLSAFSTPEEAGLWRGGLIRTVRGSVPELPAGQYYECDLVGLDVRTEAGESLGVVEAIWELPGNSVVVLRNGTKEVLIPAAKEFVVAVDLVARIMTVRLIDGLDD, encoded by the coding sequence ATGGTGAATCAGCTGGAAACCGTGACGGTGGGCCGGATTGAGCGGCCGTTTGGTGTCCGGGGAGAAGTCAAGGTTCTTTCCCTCTCCGATGTCCCCGGGAGACTGGAAGGGCTGACACGCGTCAGCCTTTTGGCAGTAAACGGGCAGACACTGGAGACCGGCGTCACCCACGTGAGGCGGGCGGGAACGCGTTTTATTCTTGGGTTGTCGGCGTTCTCCACACCAGAGGAGGCGGGGCTTTGGCGAGGAGGATTGATTCGAACGGTTCGTGGGTCGGTTCCCGAGCTTCCAGCCGGGCAGTACTATGAGTGTGATTTGGTGGGACTTGACGTCCGAACGGAGGCAGGAGAATCGCTCGGTGTTGTGGAAGCAATTTGGGAGTTGCCTGGCAATTCTGTGGTTGTCCTGCGTAATGGAACCAAAGAGGTCTTGATTCCGGCCGCAAAAGAGTTTGTTGTGGCGGTTGATCTGGTTGCTCGAATCATGACGGTACGGTTGATCGATGGGCTTGACGATTAG